A window of Cryptomeria japonica chromosome 3, Sugi_1.0, whole genome shotgun sequence contains these coding sequences:
- the LOC131047871 gene encoding probable cinnamyl alcohol dehydrogenase 7/8 — MGSLECERSVTGYAARDSSGHLSPYNYTLRTPGPQDVVLDVIYCGICHTDLHQIRNDMGMSNYPMVPGHEVVGVVTEIGKEVDNFKIGEHVGVGCIVGSCKSCKACSGKVEQYCNKRIWTYNDVYPDGKPTQGGFASTMVVDQMFVVHIPGNLSLEQAAPLLCAGVTVYSPLKHYGYAEAGKRCGILGLGGVGHVGVKIAKAFGHHVTVISSSNRKREEALDVLGADEYLVSSDATQMQKAAESLDFILDTVPANHPLEPYLSLLKINGKLIMLGVVPEPLHFVSPLLILGRRSIAGSFIGSMEETQEALNFCAEKNVSCQIEIVGMENLNEAMERLHKNDVRYRFVVDVAASNLDK; from the exons ATGGGGAGCTTGGAGTGTGAAAGATCTGTTACAGGATATGCAGCCAGAGACTCTTCTGGTCACTTATCTCCATATAACTATACTCTTAG GACTCCAGGTCCCCAGGATGTTGTGCTCGATGTCATTTACTGTGGCATATGTCACACTGACTTGCATCAGATCAGGAATGACATGGGAATGTCTAATTACCCCATGGTCCCAGG GCATGAAGTTGTAGGGGTTGTGACTGAAATTGGCAAAGAAGTAGACAACTTCAAGATAGGAGAGCATGTGGGTGTTGGTTGCATTGTTGGGTCATGCAAAAGCTGCAAAGCATGTAGTGGAAAAGTGGAGCAATATTGCAATAAGAGGATTTGGACTTACAATGATGTCTACCCTGATGGCAAGCCAACACAAGGAGGATTTGCTAGCACCATGGTTGTTGATCAGAT GTTTGTAGTTCACATTCCTGGAAATTTGTCCCTCGAACAAGCAGCACCCCTGTTATGTGCTGGGGTTACAGTGTACAGTCCATTGAAGCATTATGGATATGCAGAGGCAGGCAAGAGATGTGGAATATTGGGCTTGGGGGGCGTAGGGCACGTAGGTGTGAAGATTGCCAAGGCATTTGGGCATCATGTGACTGTTATAAGCTCTTCTAATAGGAAGAGGGAAGAGGCACTCGATGTCCTTGGTGCAGATGAATACCTTGTTAGCAGTGATGCTACCCAAATGCAG AAAGCAGCAGAGAGCTTGGACTTCATACTAGATACTGTTCCAGCCAACCATCCACTGGAGCCATACCTTTCTCTATTAAAGATCAATGGAAAACTTATAATGCTTGGTGTTGTTCCAGAGCCATTGCACTTTGTTTCTCCTCTTCTAATACTTG GGAGGAGGAGCATAGCAGGGAGTTTCATTGGTAGCATGGAGGAAACCCAGGAAGCTCTAAATTTCTGTGCAGAGAAGAATGTGTCATGCCAAATTGAGATTGTGGGTATGGAGAACTTGAATGAAGCAATGGAAAGATTACATAAGAATGATGTCCGTTACAGATTTGTGGTTGATGTGGCTGCTAGCAATCTGGATAAGTAG